GCAAGACGGCCGCCGCGTCCTGGCGCGTCGGTTCGCCGCGATCGAACTGCTCGGCGGTGCGATAGGCAAATGCGCGCGCCGCCTGCAGCGCTGTATACATGTCGGCGAGCTTGCCCTGCATCATGCCAAAGCTGCCAATCGGCCGGCCGAACTGTTTGCGCTCCTGCACATACGGCAGCACGGAGTCCATGCAGGCCTGCATGATGCCGATCGGGCCGCCGGATAACACCAGCCGTTCGGAGTCCAGTCCTCGCATCAGGATGTAGACGCCGCGGTCAACATCGCCGAGCCGGTTGGCATCCGGAATCTCGCAGTTGTCGAATACCAGTTCGCAGGTGTTGGAGCCACGCATGCCCAGCTTGTCGAGCTTCTGTGCGGTGCTGAAGCCAGGCATGCCTTTTTCAACCAGGAACGCCGTCATCGCACGCGAACCGGCGTCTTTTGGCGCCGTGCGCATATACACCAGCACGACATCCGCTTCGGGGCCGTTGGTGATCCACATCTTTGTGCCGTTTGCTATCCACTTGTCACCGTGCCGCTCGGCGCGACAGCTCATTGACCCGACAACATCCGAGCCCGCGCCGGGCTCGGACATGGCCAGCGCGCCGACCTGTTCGCCCGAGACCAGCTTCGGTACAAAGCGGCGGCGCTGCTCTTCGCTGCCATTGAGATAAAGGTTATTCAGGCAAAGGTTGGAGTGCGCCCCATAGGAAAGCCCGACAGAGGCCGAACCGCGTGATATCTCTTCCATCGCGACGAGATGGGCAAGGTAACCCATGCTTGAACCGCCGTACGCCTCGTCAATGGTCAGCCCGAGCAAGCCCATGTCGCCCATGCGTTGCCACAGCGCCAGGGGAAACTCATTGTCCTCATCGATGCGCTGCGCTATCGGTGCGATTTCGGCATCTACAAACCGGCGCGTGGCCTCGCGCAGCATGTCGATGTCATCATTGATGCGGGTATTAAATGAAGCCAATGGCCCGCTCAGTGGTGACTTGGTTTGGGCGTGCGACCGGAAAGCCGGTCCTTGAAGCGCTTGGAGTAGGGCATCCGGATCCTGGCAATAGCCCGGATACGTTCTTCGGCCATACGGTCGGCGGCCTGCCATGTTGGGATGCCATCGCGTGCAGCGATATTGAAGATGTTCTCGACATTGTTGTAGATGGCACTGACGGCCTGGTAGGCGCGTTCACGGTTGTAGCCCTGCAGTTCCATCGCGACGTTTATCAGGCCGCCGGCATTGATCGCGTAGTCAGGTGCATACACGATGCCTTTTCGTTCCAGTTCGGTGCCTATTTCTTCGGACTGCAGCTGGT
This window of the Gammaproteobacteria bacterium genome carries:
- a CDS encoding isovaleryl-CoA dehydrogenase (catalyzes the formation of 3-methylbut-2-enoyl CoA from 3-methylbutanoyl CoA) → MLREATRRFVDAEIAPIAQRIDEDNEFPLALWQRMGDMGLLGLTIDEAYGGSSMGYLAHLVAMEEISRGSASVGLSYGAHSNLCLNNLYLNGSEEQRRRFVPKLVSGEQVGALAMSEPGAGSDVVGSMSCRAERHGDKWIANGTKMWITNGPEADVVLVYMRTAPKDAGSRAMTAFLVEKGMPGFSTAQKLDKLGMRGSNTCELVFDNCEIPDANRLGDVDRGVYILMRGLDSERLVLSGGPIGIMQACMDSVLPYVQERKQFGRPIGSFGMMQGKLADMYTALQAARAFAYRTAEQFDRGEPTRQDAAAVLLLASQSAVQVALEAIQCLGGNGYINEYPTGRLLRDAKLYEIGAGTSEIRRMLIGRELFRQLPGEG